The Candidatus Thorarchaeota archaeon region CATCTCAATAGCCATGACTATCGCTGTATCGTATTCTTCAGGAATATCATATGGTTCCCCTTTCCTGTTGGTGCTATAGAGCCAGTTTCTATCAAGGTCTGTAACCCCCACGAGGTCAGCTCCAAAGAACTTTGCAGCTTTCTTGACAAACTCCGTAATTGCCTTCCAATTCCCGTGTATTTGTCCCCTCTCTTGTAAGGGTTGAGCAACTGCGGGTGTAATCGTATGTTTACTATCATACAGCTTCCAAGCAGCCATAACGAGCTCATGTTCTATTCTCGAATACCCTGGCAAATCCTTGCCAATCATCTCATGCGCTTTCGAGTAAACAGATTGCTTGTAACAGCTGAAGGATTCGTCATTAATCACACGTGCGAATATGTTGTCTTTCTCTGGAAAAGGGGTGTATTCATCTGAAACACTGTAGGGTGGTTTCTTATCTACAGGTTTCACATTATCTTCCGGTGTTTTCGTTCCTTTCTCTTTCTGTGAAAACTGTACGATTGCGTCCGTTGGGCAGGCACGTATACAGCTTAAGCACTTGGTACATTTCTGCTCATCAATGACCGGATAACCCGTCTTATTATCGAAGGTCAGGGGGGCAATGCTCGTATGGATTCTTTTGCAAGCATCTACACACTCCAGATCACAGCTTTGCGGCTTGCATCTCTCTTCGTCTACATACACATGATAGACCTCGTCATTGACTGGCTATTCTGTACCGATGTTGTTGATTAATGAATTGTTCTTGGAAATAAAGTGAACATAGTGATAACAACGGTATACCTCTTTGAGGGTGCTATTCCGATGCTTTCCATAGAATGCGGGGATAGAGGTCGATAAGAACCTGTGGCCAATCTCCAATTGAACGCAGGAAAAGATCTGCCTTCAATGCTACTCCGTCGTCGATTCTTAGCTCGTCTAGTTTTGGACATTCAAACAATGGTGAGATATCCACGCTTTCTAGTGGATTCATGTCTAGCGCAAGCTCGGTGAGGTTCTGGCAATCACTCAAAGGCGAAAGATCAATGCTCTTTATGAGATTATCAGAGAGACTTAGCATCTCCAACTTTTTGCACTTGCTTAAAGGCGATAAGTCCAATTCGGCTATTCTATTATGACGGACACACAGTACTTCCAAGTTTTCAGCCCATACGAGCGGCAATAGGTCTATCTCTGCAATATCTCGAAGGTCCAAGTTCATGACCTCCTCGTCTGTGTCAAATTCTACCTTCTTGTCAATGCCTGCTGCCGTGGTATAGGCGATGAACATATCCGCCAAGACTTGGAGACCTCCGTTATCAACGCTTCCTGATGCGGCGTTACAGATTCATATGCATGTTCACTTAAAACTCAACCTCTCTCAAATCCTACCGGAATTGTAGCGTCTGTTTCGTTTTCCATAGATTAAGCAAAACCCTCATATCTATACACGGCTATTCGATAGAGTTGAAATAAGGAGATGAATCATTATGAATGAAGACCCACTTGAAGATGCTCTGAGACAGATGTCTGCTGACTATCTTAAGCATACTCTGGATGCTTTCCCGATGGAATTCTCGGTCATCGATGCAGACGACAAGGTGCTATTCTGGAACCAACATGAATCTCGTATCTTCCGCAGACCATATGGTGTCCTTGGAAGAAACGTACGAAACTGCCATCCCGAGAAGAGCTTAGATAAGGTACTGGAAGTTATTGAAGCCCTGAGAAGTGGCGAACGTGATCATGTTGATTTTTGGATTGATCTTCCAGAGGATGATGAACCCCGAAAATTGTTGATTCGGTATTTCGCGATTAGAGATGACGAGGGCAATTATCTAGGAACTCTTGAAGCTACACTAAATCTAACGCCACTGCAGTCAATCGCGGGCGA contains the following coding sequences:
- a CDS encoding reductive dehalogenase, producing the protein MYVDEERCKPQSCDLECVDACKRIHTSIAPLTFDNKTGYPVIDEQKCTKCLSCIRACPTDAIVQFSQKEKGTKTPEDNVKPVDKKPPYSVSDEYTPFPEKDNIFARVINDESFSCYKQSVYSKAHEMIGKDLPGYSRIEHELVMAAWKLYDSKHTITPAVAQPLQERGQIHGNWKAITEFVKKAAKFFGADLVGVTDLDRNWLYSTNRKGEPYDIPEEYDTAIVMAIEMDYEGINTSPAMPCSAASVLGYSKMAFVEIILSAFINRLGYGAIPCGNDVGLSVPMAIDAGLGQYGRHGLLITEEYGPRVRLCKVLTDMPLQTDQPDTEFCESVIRFCEVCEKCAEHCPSQSIPYGPERTWSGETPSNNPGIFKWYVDVESCYEFWVENGGDCSNCIRSCPYNREPGVQLRIIHWITKHIPKLNGFLVNLDDLLGHGLQQDPEKAWEQYE
- a CDS encoding leucine-rich repeat domain-containing protein — translated: MADMFIAYTTAAGIDKKVEFDTDEEVMNLDLRDIAEIDLLPLVWAENLEVLCVRHNRIAELDLSPLSKCKKLEMLSLSDNLIKSIDLSPLSDCQNLTELALDMNPLESVDISPLFECPKLDELRIDDGVALKADLFLRSIGDWPQVLIDLYPRILWKASE
- a CDS encoding PAS domain-containing protein — its product is MNEDPLEDALRQMSADYLKHTLDAFPMEFSVIDADDKVLFWNQHESRIFRRPYGVLGRNVRNCHPEKSLDKVLEVIEALRSGERDHVDFWIDLPEDDEPRKLLIRYFAIRDDEGNYLGTLEATLNLTPLQSIAGENRLGDFK